GGGTCCTACAGGGAAATGCATTTTTTTTAAGAGCGCAAGGACATTTTCACGACCGCCTTCAACCCAAAGGTCTATGTCACCGGGCTGGCGAATCAAAGGATCGGGGTAAAGCCGGGAATTCGCCTGCCCCTTCAAAACGGCCGTACGGACTCCCTCCGCCACAAAAAGGGATGTCAGGCGCGCCGCCTCCTTATTCTGCAAAAGGTTCATCCCCTTGACTGCCTCGGCCTCGTAAGCCAAGCGCATCAAAACTGGAACGGGGGGACGGTTGCCCTTGGGCAAACGATTGATCGCCTCATACAAAATTCCAATTAAAGATTGTTTTGACGCCTGCTTATAGAGGAGACCCCATTCTTCTGCCGACAAAAGTTCCAAATTCGCCATCGACTGACCCAAGCCGGCTCGTAACAAAAGGAACAGATGACTATAGTACGTGGTCATAGAAAACATTAAAAATATAGCAAAGGCCAAATATCCAGTCCCTCTTTTCTTTCTATATTTGAGCGCGAAAGAGGATTTTAAAATGGCAAAAAAAAGTACCCAGACAAACATGTGGACTGGCCGCTTCGCCAGTGGAATGGCCCAGAGCATGGTCGATTTAAGCTTTAGCCTGCAGTTCGACGCCGAGCTCATCGAAGAGGACATCGAAGGGAGCATCGGTCATGGCAAGGGGCTTGTGGAATCGGGCGTACTCAGCAAGGCGGAATACAAGAAGATTTGCGACGGGCTCAAGTCCATCCTCAAGGACTACCACGAAGGCAAGAACCTTTGGAAAGAGAGCGACGAGGACATCCACATGGCGGTGGAACGCGTGCTCACCGAACGCATCGGCCCCCTCGGCAAAAAGATCCACACGGGCCGCAGCCGTAACGATCAGGTGGCGACGGACTTCAAGCTCTACATGCGCCACCGTGCCGCCGAAATCCGCGCCCTCGAGGTCTCGCTTATGGAGACGGTCCTCGACCTCGCCAAAAAGTATTTCGGCAAGATGATGCCCGGCTACACCCACATGCAGCAGGCGCAGCCCATCTACTTCAGCCATTACCTGATGAGCATGTTCTTTGCCGTGAGCCGCGACGTGAAGCGTCTCGACAACTTCTTGGAACTGCACAGCGAACTCCCGCTCGGTAGCGGCGCCATGGCCGGCTCCGCCTTCCCGTACCACCGCGCCTTGGTGGCCAAGGAACTCGGATTTAAGGGAGTTTCCCCGAACAGCATCGACGCAGTGAGCCACCGCGATATGATGCTCGAATTTGAAGCCGACCTCGCGATTATCGCAAACACCTTGAGCCGCTACGCCGAGGACTTTGTGAACTGGAGCACCAGCGAATTCGGGTTCCTCATCCTGCACGACGCGTTTAGCAGCGGATCTTCCATGATGCCGCAAAAGAAAAACCCCGACTCCATGGAACTCATCCGCGGAAAGTCGGGCCGCATGCTCGGCAACTTCAGCGCCATGTACACGCTGGTGAAGGGAGCTCCGCTCAGCTACAGCCGCGACCTGCAAGAAGACAAGGAACCGGTCTTTGACAGCGTCCACAACGTGAAGGTCATCCTCCGCGTGATGAAGGAGGCTCTGGAAAGCGCACGCTTTAACTTCGACAAGATGCACGCGAAGATGCTGCCGGCGCTTTTGGCCACCGACCTCGCAGATTTGCTGGTCGAATCCGGCGTGCCGTTCCGCGACGCCCACCACGTGGTCGGTAGCCTAGTCGGCGAAGCCGCCCGCCAAGGCCTTGAATTCACGGACCTCAGTGACGAGGCCTGGGCAAGCGCCGGCGTCCCGAACGTAAAGCAGATGAAGAAGACGCTCACCTTCGAATACAGCGTTTCCCGCCGTAACATCGAAGGCGGAACAGGCCCCAAGAGCGTCAAACAGCAGTTTGTGAAGGCTACAGCCCTCCTCAAAAAATTCGCCAACTTGCGTCCATAAAATTCAAGATTCAAGCAGCAAGCGGAACCACTGGCAGTTTCAACATCCTTGCCATTGAATTCCCCAATTAATTATAAAGACAGGCTATTTTTTGTC
This genomic stretch from Fibrobacter sp. UWP2 harbors:
- the argH gene encoding argininosuccinate lyase, translated to MAKKSTQTNMWTGRFASGMAQSMVDLSFSLQFDAELIEEDIEGSIGHGKGLVESGVLSKAEYKKICDGLKSILKDYHEGKNLWKESDEDIHMAVERVLTERIGPLGKKIHTGRSRNDQVATDFKLYMRHRAAEIRALEVSLMETVLDLAKKYFGKMMPGYTHMQQAQPIYFSHYLMSMFFAVSRDVKRLDNFLELHSELPLGSGAMAGSAFPYHRALVAKELGFKGVSPNSIDAVSHRDMMLEFEADLAIIANTLSRYAEDFVNWSTSEFGFLILHDAFSSGSSMMPQKKNPDSMELIRGKSGRMLGNFSAMYTLVKGAPLSYSRDLQEDKEPVFDSVHNVKVILRVMKEALESARFNFDKMHAKMLPALLATDLADLLVESGVPFRDAHHVVGSLVGEAARQGLEFTDLSDEAWASAGVPNVKQMKKTLTFEYSVSRRNIEGGTGPKSVKQQFVKATALLKKFANLRP